The proteins below come from a single Miscanthus floridulus cultivar M001 chromosome 1, ASM1932011v1, whole genome shotgun sequence genomic window:
- the LOC136452667 gene encoding uncharacterized protein → MAALGDPEPEPRVVAKYLRVARSRYKQLVISIETLLDFSQLSIEEITGRLKAADDVEPTPPRNASDQLLLTEEQWIEKYKNKKESSRGGSSSGGRGRGRGRGRGRGSGESRPPPDSPCPRCGKKGHWASDCRNKKKEELAHRAHVAQEEEQGTLMMAIGSAQEEQKQSPPPLVSSDHTPPPSPSLSSTVEIHFTERKVFAALDGEPDPDPKRWIMDTGASNHMSRSRFAFAYLDTTVHGSVRFGDGSIAQIEGSGTVLFTCKNGEHHSLPNVYYLPRLTANIVSVGQLDEGGY, encoded by the coding sequence ATGGCGGCCCTCGGCGATCCGGAGCCAGAGCCTCGTGTGGTGGCCAAGTACCTACGCGTCGCACGCTCGCGGTACAAGCAACTGGTAATATCAATCGAGACTCTTCTTGATTTTTCCCAGCTGTCGATTGAAGAGATCACCGGCCGGCTCAAGGCGGCCGACGACGTCGAACCGACGCCACCGCGGAACGCAAGCGATCAGCTGCTCCTAACGGAGGAGCAGTGGATCGAGAAGTACAAGAACAAGAAGGAGTCCTCCCGCGGCGGGTCCAGCTCTGGCGGTCGCGGCAGAGGACGGGGTAGAGGACGGGGGCGTGGCTCCGGCGAGTCACGTCCGCCGCCGGACTCTCCCTGCCCACGCTGTGGCAAGAAAGGCCACTGGGCTAGCGACTGCCGCAACAAGAAAAAGGAGGAGCTGGCCCACCGGGCCCATGTGGCCCAAGAAGAAGAGCAGGGCACGCTCATGATGGCCATCGGCTCAGCCCAGGAGGAGCAGAAGCAGTCACCTCCGCCTCTGGTCTCCTCCGACcacacgccgccgccgtcacctTCATTGTCATCGACCGTCGAGATCCACTTCACCGAGCGCAAGGTCTTCGCCGCGCTCGATGGGGAGCCCGATCCGGACCCGAAGCGATGGATCATGGACACCGGCGCCTCCAACCACATGTCCAGGTCCAGATTCGCCTTCGCCTACCTCGACACCACCGTCCACGGCTCCGTCAGGTTCGGCGACGGCTCCATCGCACAGATCGAGGGAAGCGGCACCGTCCTCTTCACCTGCAAGAACGGGGAGCATCACTCGCTCCCCAACGTCTACTACCTGCCGCGCCTCACCGCCAACATCGTCTCCGTCGGCCAACTTGACGAAGGAGGATACTAG